One stretch of Riemerella columbina DNA includes these proteins:
- a CDS encoding PD-(D/E)XK nuclease family protein, whose amino-acid sequence MRFLNQILDELLSQNSDLSTLSIVLPGKRPVVFIKDILKNDKNYSGFLPRFVTIEDLIVQIAEKQEIKGVSLWLLGYEVYQKLHPNEDFGQFLKWFPTLLKDWDDILKFTTNDDEVISYMFDEERIKNWGEQLGEEGKARRRHLDFWLKMKTFLPMLKSELEARGYATAGMIHQAAKLYIEDFAKNTSENFVFCGFNALTPVEEFLVKKLLEQDKAQCFFQADAYYMNDERQEAGQFLRKYRKWQIFHQQRPFNWVEDHFSEPKNIKVYEVAGNVTQTQVLSTLFKDYQAEDYSKTAVILLDENLLPATLDALSNVPQLNITMGLPLKNLSFSLAIKQIFYLQHQLEKKKGSYYYRDVLTILEALPTDELEQQAIQSFKNDIIQHNIVYLSEAFLKNNLGGLSFYKILEPQPALALLDLLIEYCEQLKFRDLDDVQYETIAYFEKNFQIIKNQMAPYHFEIKVENLELLIQQLLNSETIDFQGEPLAGLQVMGLLETRLLNFDTVILLSTNEGKLPLGNSQNTYLPFDVRQKFGLNTFIENDGIYAYHFYRLLQESSTVHLLYNGLSSGVNTGEKSRFIEQIKIESPHKIEQIVIENPSEPIEQSPMKFTKSDLVMKRLADWKKGVAASHLVTYLYNPVDFYLKIVLGVKEVEEIEEELSVRNYGNLVHYALQYLYEKLKGRILKEADFEGVMSEIDQSIAYAITTLKHQPEFYQRGMNYVHQAMAKKVIAEILKVDLDLVKAGNALEIIELEKKITDVPFQVDEQNTVELKGFVDRIDRLNGQLRVIDYKTAKTKNLNLKINDKNRETLMMNTDYKQALQLSIYQYALAQEPAFSQQNMQCGIWSFAEVTKGVQPLQLMEGTPEEAMESIANIIKEILNPEVDFVEK is encoded by the coding sequence ATGAGATTTCTTAATCAAATTTTAGATGAATTGTTAAGCCAAAATTCAGATTTATCCACGCTGAGCATCGTGCTTCCGGGTAAGCGCCCTGTGGTATTCATTAAAGATATTCTCAAAAACGATAAAAACTATTCAGGTTTTTTGCCACGCTTTGTGACTATTGAAGATTTAATCGTTCAAATCGCTGAAAAACAAGAAATTAAAGGTGTCTCGCTCTGGCTATTGGGGTATGAAGTGTACCAAAAATTACATCCTAACGAAGATTTCGGGCAATTTTTAAAATGGTTTCCCACTTTGCTTAAAGATTGGGATGACATCCTTAAATTCACGACCAATGATGATGAAGTGATTAGCTATATGTTTGATGAAGAGCGAATTAAAAACTGGGGAGAGCAGCTGGGAGAAGAAGGGAAAGCACGCCGCCGACACCTTGATTTTTGGTTGAAGATGAAAACTTTTCTACCCATGCTAAAATCCGAGTTAGAAGCCAGAGGCTACGCCACAGCAGGGATGATTCATCAAGCGGCGAAATTATATATTGAGGATTTTGCAAAAAATACATCGGAAAATTTTGTTTTTTGCGGTTTTAATGCCTTAACGCCCGTTGAAGAGTTTTTAGTGAAAAAGCTTTTGGAGCAAGATAAAGCCCAGTGTTTTTTCCAAGCGGATGCCTATTATATGAATGATGAAAGGCAGGAAGCAGGGCAATTTCTCCGAAAATACCGAAAATGGCAGATTTTTCATCAGCAGAGACCGTTTAATTGGGTGGAAGACCACTTTTCCGAACCTAAAAATATTAAGGTGTACGAGGTGGCAGGCAATGTAACGCAAACGCAGGTGCTTAGCACTCTATTCAAGGATTATCAAGCCGAGGATTACTCCAAAACGGCAGTGATTTTATTAGATGAAAATTTGCTCCCTGCCACGCTGGATGCGCTCTCCAATGTGCCGCAACTCAATATCACGATGGGCTTGCCACTTAAAAATCTTTCTTTCAGCTTGGCAATAAAGCAAATTTTCTACTTGCAGCACCAGTTGGAGAAGAAAAAAGGCAGCTATTATTACCGAGATGTGCTGACTATTTTGGAAGCTTTGCCCACAGATGAGCTGGAACAGCAGGCGATACAGTCTTTTAAAAACGACATCATTCAGCATAATATTGTCTACCTTTCCGAGGCTTTTCTTAAGAATAATTTAGGCGGTTTAAGTTTTTATAAAATATTAGAACCTCAGCCAGCATTGGCGCTGTTAGATTTGCTGATTGAATATTGCGAACAGCTAAAATTCCGAGATTTAGATGATGTTCAATACGAAACCATCGCTTATTTTGAGAAAAATTTCCAAATCATCAAAAATCAGATGGCGCCGTATCATTTTGAAATTAAGGTAGAAAATTTGGAACTTTTAATCCAGCAGTTACTCAATTCCGAAACCATAGATTTCCAAGGTGAACCATTGGCAGGATTGCAGGTTATGGGGCTTTTAGAAACGCGTTTGCTCAATTTTGATACCGTGATTTTGCTCTCCACCAACGAGGGTAAGTTGCCCTTGGGGAACTCTCAAAATACCTATCTCCCTTTTGATGTAAGGCAAAAATTCGGATTGAACACTTTTATTGAAAATGATGGTATTTACGCCTATCATTTCTACCGTTTATTGCAAGAAAGCAGCACGGTACATTTGCTTTATAATGGACTTTCATCAGGCGTTAATACTGGAGAAAAGAGCCGTTTTATAGAGCAGATTAAAATAGAAAGTCCGCATAAAATAGAGCAAATTGTTATAGAAAATCCATCTGAGCCTATTGAGCAATCGCCGATGAAATTTACAAAGAGTGATTTGGTGATGAAGCGCTTGGCAGACTGGAAAAAAGGCGTTGCGGCATCACATTTGGTCACTTATCTTTATAACCCTGTTGATTTTTATTTGAAAATCGTTTTGGGTGTGAAGGAAGTGGAGGAAATAGAGGAGGAACTCTCCGTACGAAACTACGGTAATCTGGTGCATTACGCTTTGCAATACCTTTACGAAAAACTAAAGGGTCGGATTTTGAAAGAGGCAGATTTTGAGGGAGTTATGTCGGAGATAGATCAGAGCATCGCCTATGCCATCACGACTTTAAAACACCAACCAGAGTTTTACCAGCGCGGAATGAACTATGTACACCAAGCGATGGCGAAAAAGGTGATTGCAGAAATTTTAAAGGTAGATTTAGATTTAGTTAAAGCAGGTAATGCTTTGGAAATTATAGAGTTAGAGAAAAAAATAACGGATGTTCCTTTTCAGGTTGATGAGCAAAATACGGTTGAGCTTAAAGGTTTTGTTGATAGAATAGACCGCCTGAATGGGCAACTGCGCGTGATAGATTACAAAACGGCTAAAACCAAAAATCTAAACCTCAAAATTAACGATAAAAACAGAGAAACTTTGATGATGAATACCGACTATAAGCAAGCCTTGCAGTTGAGTATTTATCAGTATGCTTTGGCTCAAGAGCCCGCTTTTTCTCAACAAAATATGCAGTGTGGCATTTGGAGTTTTGCCGAGGTGACCAAGGGCGTTCAGCCGCTTCAATTGATGGAAGGCACGCCAGAAGAAGCTATGGAATCTATTGCGAATATCATCAAAGAAATTCTTAATCCAGAGGTAGATTTCGTAGAGAAATAA
- a CDS encoding YdcH family protein, with protein sequence MENHILANEFPEFVQLMTTLKTSDNHFKRLFEDYDEVNGKIKHYEAGEQNHTTDEFLTELRKERLHLKDEIYNYLKSK encoded by the coding sequence ATGGAAAATCACATTTTAGCTAATGAATTCCCAGAATTCGTACAATTGATGACAACGCTCAAAACTTCGGACAATCATTTCAAAAGATTATTTGAAGATTATGATGAGGTGAATGGCAAAATAAAACACTACGAAGCCGGCGAGCAAAACCACACCACAGATGAGTTCCTTACCGAACTGAGAAAAGAGCGCCTCCACCTAAAAGATGAAATTTATAATTATCTGAAAAGCAAATAG
- the uvrA gene encoding excinuclease ABC subunit UvrA, with protein sequence MNETKEFIEIYGAREHNLKNIDVKIPRNELVVITGLSGSGKSSLAFDTIFAEGQRRYIETFSAYARQFLGGLERPDVDKIEGLSPVIAIEQKTTNKNPRSTVGTVTELYDFLRLLYARVADAYSVETGQKLQSYTEEQILETIKKQYQGQKVLLLAPLVRSRKGHYHELFVQLAKKGYSQARIDGELQDIEYDLKLDRYKTHDIEVVVDRWIIGENATEQRMEKSLATALQMGEGVIMLQRLGETEVQYFSKNLMDATTGHALPLPEPNTFSFNSPKGNCPTCKGLGTVKKINLDYLVEDEALSIQKGALKPLEVLKSSKWLVTQIKHILEIFGLDLKTPYREIPKEALDYIYNGCHKEFTKDLKYAGITKKTKINFDGLIAYLEQLVEDRENYDAVMIERQFTTEEQCPDCKGARLRPESLAFKIKGKNIAEVNAMSLLDLKQWLSEIKDAFSEKKRIIAQEILKEIETRLSFLLDVGLEYLSLNRSSKTLSGGESQRIRLATQIGSQLVNVLYILDEPSIGLHQRDNERLINSLKNLRDLGNSVLVVEHDKDMILEADEVLDIGPRAGKFGGKVLWQGTPKDLINADTITADYLTGKRHIEIPKSRREGNGNALVLKGAKGNNLKNVTLKIPLGKLVVVTGISGSGKSSLINGTLYPILNRHFYRSVQEPLPYKKLEGIEHIDKIVDVDQTPIGRTPRSNPATYTGVFSDIRNLFADLPESKIRGYKPGRFSFNVKGGRCETCQGGGLKVIEMNFLPDVYVHCETCHGKRFNRETLEVRYKGKSISDVLEMTIDEAAAFFQPIPKIYNKVKTLQDVGLGYITLGQQSTTLSGGEAQRIKLATELAKKQTGNTLYILDEPTTGLHFEDVKILMEVIERLVDLGNSFIIIEHNMDVIKLADHIIDVGPEGGKNGGEIVAEGMPEDIIKNKKSITGKFLKKEMEQLF encoded by the coding sequence ATGAACGAAACGAAAGAATTCATAGAAATCTATGGTGCTCGGGAGCATAATTTAAAAAATATTGATGTTAAAATCCCTCGTAATGAGTTGGTTGTGATCACAGGTTTGTCAGGAAGTGGTAAATCCTCGTTGGCTTTTGATACCATTTTTGCCGAGGGACAGCGGCGTTATATTGAAACTTTTTCGGCTTACGCCAGACAATTTCTTGGCGGTTTAGAACGCCCTGATGTGGACAAAATAGAAGGGCTCTCGCCAGTGATTGCCATTGAGCAAAAAACTACGAACAAGAATCCGCGCTCTACCGTGGGCACCGTTACAGAGCTATATGATTTCCTACGATTGCTCTACGCCAGAGTGGCAGACGCTTATTCCGTGGAAACAGGGCAAAAACTCCAGAGTTATACAGAAGAACAGATTTTAGAAACCATAAAAAAACAATACCAAGGGCAGAAAGTGCTTCTATTGGCGCCTTTGGTGCGTTCCAGAAAAGGGCACTACCACGAGCTTTTCGTTCAGTTGGCGAAGAAAGGCTATTCCCAAGCGCGGATTGATGGCGAACTTCAGGATATAGAATACGATTTAAAATTAGACCGCTACAAAACCCACGATATAGAAGTGGTGGTAGACCGTTGGATTATCGGCGAGAATGCCACAGAACAGCGGATGGAGAAGTCCCTTGCTACGGCTCTACAAATGGGTGAGGGCGTCATTATGCTCCAGCGTTTAGGCGAAACAGAAGTGCAATATTTCTCTAAAAACCTGATGGATGCCACCACAGGGCACGCCTTGCCGCTGCCAGAGCCCAACACCTTTTCATTTAACTCTCCAAAGGGCAATTGCCCAACTTGCAAGGGCTTGGGAACGGTTAAAAAAATCAATTTAGACTATTTGGTGGAAGACGAGGCGCTGTCCATACAAAAAGGCGCATTAAAACCTTTGGAAGTTCTCAAAAGTAGCAAATGGCTGGTTACGCAGATTAAGCACATTTTAGAAATTTTTGGTTTAGATTTAAAAACGCCTTATCGTGAGATTCCAAAAGAAGCTTTAGATTATATCTATAACGGCTGCCACAAGGAGTTTACAAAGGATTTAAAATATGCAGGAATCACCAAGAAAACCAAGATCAATTTTGATGGATTGATAGCCTATTTAGAGCAATTGGTGGAAGACCGCGAGAATTATGATGCCGTGATGATAGAGCGGCAGTTCACCACCGAAGAACAATGCCCAGACTGCAAAGGCGCACGCCTAAGACCAGAGAGTTTGGCGTTCAAAATAAAAGGCAAAAATATTGCAGAAGTGAATGCGATGAGCCTCTTAGATTTAAAGCAATGGCTATCCGAAATTAAGGATGCTTTCAGCGAGAAAAAACGTATCATCGCTCAGGAAATCCTCAAAGAAATAGAAACACGATTGTCGTTTTTGCTGGATGTTGGTTTGGAATATTTAAGCCTCAACCGAAGTAGCAAAACCCTTTCTGGTGGGGAGTCGCAGCGGATTAGGCTGGCAACACAGATTGGCTCGCAGTTGGTCAATGTGCTTTATATTTTAGATGAACCCTCCATTGGGCTTCATCAGCGCGATAACGAACGGCTAATCAACTCGCTGAAAAACCTCCGAGATTTAGGCAATTCTGTGCTGGTGGTAGAGCACGACAAGGATATGATTTTGGAGGCAGATGAAGTGCTGGATATTGGGCCACGAGCAGGGAAATTTGGAGGAAAAGTCCTCTGGCAGGGCACACCCAAGGATTTGATCAATGCAGATACCATCACTGCGGATTACCTTACAGGGAAACGTCACATAGAAATTCCTAAAAGTAGGCGAGAGGGCAATGGCAATGCCTTGGTGCTGAAAGGTGCGAAGGGCAATAATTTGAAAAATGTAACCCTTAAAATCCCGTTGGGCAAATTGGTGGTGGTTACAGGGATTTCGGGTAGCGGAAAATCATCGTTAATCAATGGTACGCTGTATCCCATTCTCAATCGGCATTTTTACCGCTCGGTGCAAGAGCCGCTGCCGTACAAAAAATTAGAGGGCATAGAGCACATCGATAAAATTGTAGATGTAGATCAAACGCCTATTGGGCGTACGCCGCGCTCTAATCCAGCCACTTATACTGGCGTATTTTCGGATATTAGAAATCTCTTTGCAGATTTGCCAGAAAGCAAAATCCGAGGCTACAAACCAGGGCGATTTTCCTTCAATGTAAAAGGCGGAAGGTGCGAAACTTGTCAAGGTGGAGGGCTTAAAGTGATAGAAATGAATTTCTTACCAGATGTCTATGTACACTGCGAAACCTGCCACGGCAAGCGCTTCAATAGGGAAACTTTGGAGGTTAGGTATAAGGGGAAATCCATTTCTGATGTTTTAGAAATGACCATAGATGAGGCGGCGGCGTTTTTTCAACCCATACCTAAAATTTATAATAAAGTCAAAACTTTGCAAGATGTCGGTTTGGGCTATATTACTTTAGGGCAACAGTCTACCACGCTTTCTGGCGGCGAGGCACAACGGATAAAACTGGCGACAGAATTAGCGAAAAAACAAACTGGAAATACGCTTTATATCTTAGATGAACCCACAACGGGGCTCCATTTCGAGGATGTGAAAATTTTGATGGAAGTGATAGAGCGTTTGGTAGATTTGGGCAATTCATTCATCATTATTGAGCATAATATGGATGTGATCAAGCTGGCAGACCACATCATAGATGTAGGTCCTGAGGGCGGCAAAAATGGCGGCGAAATAGTAGCGGAAGGCATGCCAGAGGACATCATCAAAAATAAAAAATCCATCACAGGGAAGTTCCTGAAAAAGGAAATGGAACAGCTGTTTTAG
- the typA gene encoding translational GTPase TypA, with protein sequence MQNIRNIAIIAHVDHGKTTLVDKIIHATNIFRENQESGELIMDNNDLERERGITILSKNISVTYKDTKINVIDTPGHADFGGEVERVLKMADGVLLLVDAFEGPMPQTRFVLHKALELGLKPIVVINKVDKPNCRPEEVHDQVFDLFFNLDATEEQLDFPTFYGSSKQGWFNTSLEPTDNILPILDGILEYVPAPKVSEGSLQMQITSLDYSSFLGRIAIGKVTRGSVKEAQWIGLAQEDGKIIKGKVKELYVFEGLGKKKVSEVFAGDICAIVGFDQFQIGDTFVDLENPEPLPRLSIDEPTLNMTFSINNSPFFGKDGKYVTSNHLKDRLEKELEKNLALRVEQTEDANTFLVFGRGILHLSVLIETMRREGYEMTIGQPQVILREIDGEQCEPYESLVVDVPEEYASRVIDLATQRKGDLHIMETKGEMQHLEFEIPSRGLIGLRSQMLTATAGEAIMAHRFIDYKPFKGQIPGRNNGVLISKNQGSATAYSIEKLQDRGRFFVDPGEEVYVGMIVGEQNKPGDLVVNIVEGKQLNNMRAAGKDKDGSIAPKVLMTLEECMEYIQADEAIEVTPNFIRMRKKILSEEDRKRAERMAKS encoded by the coding sequence ATGCAAAACATTAGAAACATTGCGATTATCGCCCATGTTGACCATGGAAAAACCACTTTGGTAGATAAAATTATCCACGCTACCAACATCTTTAGAGAAAACCAAGAAAGCGGAGAGCTCATTATGGATAACAATGACTTGGAGAGAGAACGAGGCATTACCATCCTATCTAAAAATATATCAGTTACTTATAAAGATACCAAAATCAATGTTATAGACACCCCTGGGCACGCCGATTTCGGTGGTGAGGTAGAGCGGGTGCTCAAAATGGCAGATGGGGTACTTCTTTTGGTAGATGCCTTTGAAGGACCTATGCCGCAGACCAGATTTGTACTGCACAAAGCTTTAGAATTAGGGCTGAAACCCATTGTAGTCATCAACAAAGTAGACAAGCCGAACTGTCGCCCAGAAGAGGTACACGACCAAGTTTTTGATTTATTTTTCAACTTAGATGCCACAGAAGAACAGTTGGATTTCCCGACTTTCTACGGCTCTTCTAAACAAGGCTGGTTCAACACGAGTTTAGAACCTACGGATAATATCCTCCCAATTTTAGATGGTATTTTGGAATATGTACCAGCGCCAAAAGTATCGGAAGGAAGCTTACAGATGCAGATTACCTCTTTGGATTACTCTTCATTTTTGGGGAGAATAGCCATTGGTAAAGTCACGAGAGGCTCCGTGAAAGAAGCCCAGTGGATCGGTTTGGCACAAGAAGATGGCAAAATAATTAAAGGCAAAGTAAAAGAACTTTATGTTTTTGAAGGCTTAGGCAAAAAGAAAGTGAGCGAAGTTTTCGCCGGCGATATTTGTGCCATTGTTGGCTTTGACCAGTTCCAAATTGGTGATACCTTTGTGGATTTAGAAAACCCAGAGCCGTTGCCGAGATTGAGCATAGACGAGCCAACGCTTAATATGACTTTCTCCATTAACAACTCACCATTTTTTGGGAAAGATGGGAAATATGTAACCTCTAACCACCTGAAAGACAGGTTAGAAAAAGAGTTAGAGAAAAACTTAGCCCTTAGAGTAGAACAGACAGAAGATGCCAACACTTTCTTGGTGTTCGGTAGAGGGATTTTGCACTTATCGGTATTAATAGAAACTATGCGTAGAGAGGGTTATGAGATGACCATTGGGCAGCCACAAGTGATTTTAAGAGAGATTGATGGCGAACAATGCGAGCCTTACGAATCTTTGGTGGTAGATGTTCCAGAGGAATACGCATCAAGGGTTATTGATTTGGCAACGCAGCGAAAGGGCGATCTTCACATTATGGAAACCAAAGGAGAGATGCAACATTTGGAGTTTGAAATTCCATCCAGAGGGTTAATCGGTTTGCGTTCTCAGATGCTTACCGCTACGGCGGGCGAGGCGATTATGGCACACCGCTTCATCGATTATAAACCTTTTAAAGGACAAATACCAGGGCGAAATAATGGGGTTTTAATTTCTAAAAATCAAGGCTCTGCAACGGCTTATTCTATTGAAAAACTGCAAGATAGAGGGCGTTTCTTCGTGGATCCAGGAGAAGAGGTTTATGTGGGAATGATTGTAGGCGAACAGAATAAACCTGGAGATTTGGTGGTGAACATCGTGGAAGGCAAACAGCTGAACAATATGCGTGCAGCAGGGAAAGATAAAGATGGCAGCATCGCTCCAAAAGTGCTGATGACCTTAGAGGAATGTATGGAATACATTCAAGCTGATGAGGCGATAGAGGTAACGCCTAACTTTATCCGTATGAGAAAGAAAATCCTTTCCGAAGAAGATAGAAAACGCGCCGAAAGAATGGCAAAATCTTAA